The window AATGGACCAGAGTACGTGATTATGGTTTTGACCTCCTTTATAATCTTTGAGttaataaaacataataaaagcATATTATTTTCTGGTTGGAATTAGTGTCATTATCATTTCATGTTTGTATATATAAAGGGGTTCAGGGAACCACCATGTGTTCAGATCTGTACTGGACAGAATTCCATGCAATAATCTCATGTCATTTAGCTCATACATGTCATGCCCGCCTTGCAGAGAGACACTTGATTTGCTTGTTTGTATGTTTGTTTGCCACACAGAGGTTTGGTGTCAAGCAAAAGGAGAAGATTGCTTCCTTTAAAACTTCAGTTGACGTTCTTACTCTCTCTGCAACACCTATACCCAGAACACTTTATTTAGCATTGACCGGTTTCCGTGATGCCAGGTAATACATTAtgtcaaaaatttaaattgtaagCATCTTCAGTACCGGATTTGATCCTGGATTCAAATGTCCATGTCACTTTGTTTATTATAATGCCTTTGTGAAAAAGGTACAATATTAACTGTGCCATTGATGTAAGTAAGCCTCAGATGATACATTTTAGCTGAAAAAAGACTAATACATTTTATACGCAATGTAGATCTTATCAGTGCCAAGTCTTCCCTTGcacatttttgtttaaacATGAATCCGTGGATTTGGTGGAATCTATTAGGACATGGGGACTTTGTCGTTATTGTAGAACAATATAGACTAATGGACTAGTTTGCACTTACTTTATTACATTTTTGGAATCAGATCATCTGTAGCCATACTTTTATAAAGTTGTTGAGTACAATTTTCCTCATGGATTGGGGATGACTATTGTTTAAATAGGTTTCATGAAGCTGGGCCAAGCAGTATGTCTAAGTAAAGATTGACTTGCTTATTAGAATCATATCTCGTTCTTGAAGAACCTATTCAGAAGCCATTTAGTTTGTATTTCATTCTGAGCCTTGAATAAATTACCTGCAAGCAATGAAACAAGCTTTTAATAGCATTGGGACCTTTCCTTACTTACACTTTCATTTTAGGTTAATCGTCTTATAACATCAATGTGCTATACTTTTCTCTCCTTCTTCCCTTCAGTTTAATTTCAACACCACCTCCAGAAAGGGTTCCTATCAAAACTCATCTTTCAGCATTTGGTAAAGAAAAGGTCATTGCAGCAATTCAGTATGAGCTGGACCGTGGTGGACAAGTATTTTATGTCTTACCTCGTATTAAAGGTAATGCCTTAATCCACATTTTCCTATTTGTAGCACTTGTGACTTTTCTTGCTGTCATGTCATTCTCTGGATGGTTGAGTAATTGTGTAGTATTTTTTTGCGGCAAATTTTGTATTGCTGGTTTGTTGCTCTTGTAAGATGTTAATATTGATAATCATATCTATCTATTGTCTCTTCattcatgaaaataattattgtcTAATGAATTGAATCACAGAGCTAATTTATTAGTTTGAtgaattttaaagtcctagTTACATGcacaaaaagaggaaaaagtaaaaataagaACAGGTCTCAAAGACTAACATTCTAATAGCAGCTAAGGTGCTTCGTGCAGATCTTCCctgctatatatatatgttgttgCTTTATGTTTCAGTAATCAGTTTATGTATATAGATTTCATCCTTTCTTATGTAACAGGATTGGAAATAGTGATGGATTTTCTTGAACAATCATTTCCAGATGTTGATATAGCTATTGCTCATGGGAAGGTATTTCcagtttttaatatttgaactATGTTTTAGTTTCAACAAGCTACTGAAATCTGAAGTTACAGCCCACAAGACAATAATTTGAGTGTTACCAGTGTTGttttttgaaaactaaattgtttataaTATATGTGATAGTGTCTGAATTTGAGGagtttattctttcttttcagaATCTTAAATTTATACTATTTTACCCAAGTTAAAACTATTCTTTTTATCAATTGatattattttggtttttcataCCTCATATATGTTCCTCTTGCAGCAATATTCCAAGCAGCTTGAGGAAACCATGGAGAAATTTGCCCAGGGTGATATTAAGATTCTTATTTGCACAAATATAGTTGAAAGTGGGCTTGACATTCAAAATGCAAACACTATCATCATTCAGGATGTTCAACAATTTGGCCTGGCACAGTTATATCAGGTCTAGCACTTTCTGCTTTTCGTATCTCACATGTGCTTATGAATTGTAAAAGATGTGGTATTCATTGAAGAGCACTATGGAAGTTTTTATCTGGAAAATTATCTAAAGGGCAAACACACCAATATCTTGGTATATTATAGAACTTTTCCATTTTCTGCTTTATCTGGAATAATGGTTCATAATTAAAGGTCCTTCTATGCAGTACATGTGACTCTGTATGTGTATTCATGTGACCTTTTATCTTTACCATGAAAGAATTTTCTGTAGTGTTCTTGAAGGATTTATGCACATTATTTTACTTGCTACAGTATTATTTATTCACAGAACGGAGGAAATGAAATAAtatctgtttttcttttttctatcttCTCTTTCCACTGTTAATGTTGTTAtcattctttcaatttcaatagTTGCGGGGAAGGGTTGGGCGGGCAGATAAAGAAGCTTATGCATACTTATTTTACCCTGATAAGTCCTTGCTATCTGACCAAGCGTTGGTATGTATTCTGTGTCTGCCTTCACTTTTATTGTCAAATACACTGCAATACAATTATAGAAATGACATGGCATTATCATGGTTGTGCTTCAGGAGAGGCTTGCAGCTCTTGAAGAATGCCGTGAACTTGGCCAAGGTTTTCAACTGGCAGAGAGAGACATGGGTATCAGAGGCTTTGGTACCATCTTTGGTGAGCAACAGACAGGGGATGTTGGAAATGTTGGCATTGATCTTTTCTTTGAAATGCTTTTTGAGAGTTTGTCCAAGGTATGTTCTGGAGCCACTTATTTTGAATGTTTGATTAAAGGACATAAACTGTTTGTGAAATATAGGTGTCTACTGGATGCCTTCTCTTTTTTCCAGACTCCCTTCTGCTATGTTCATCCAACTAGTTAAAATTAGAAGATGTGATAAAATTTCAAGGCTTTTCACTATCAGTAAGCAGGAAATTACCGGGCTGATAGGTTATATGCATTAATTTTAAGCTTTCCAGGTTTCTAGCTACTGGTCTTTCATTTTTGTGCTTGCAGTTTCTAACTTTCACTCATTATAACTCCCCCTTTCCAGGTTGAAGAACATCGTGTAGTTTCAGTTCCTTACCAGTCAGTGCAGGTATTTCActtcttttgaaatttgtaTAATCAGAGAATAAAATATGTGGCTGTTCTTAACATCAATCGCTATCTATAAAGGAAATGAGATCATTTATACCAAAAAAAGAATGTAAATGAGATCATACATTATGCCTTAGTAGGGTTCTGCTCTTGTTGTGATCATACGGAAAACATGGAGAAGCTTAAAACTTCATTAGGATTTCATCAAGAAGATAAAATGGGCATAATGTTTTTATATGTTGTCAAGGATTGCAAACAAACATGCTTAATTGAGACTGAATGACTGAAGGTACATTTTTCTCACCCATTTATCTGAGAATTGAGACAACTGCTGTATGCAAAGCTATTTCTTTAAGAGAGAGTGGCTAAGAGTTTGAATGCTAAATTCTCGACTAGTTTTGGAAATCAACAATGGCTTGGAAACATGGGGTTTGGTTCCCACTGCAGTTTTAAGAAAGGACAAATGGTACATGAGAATTAATCTTTTTTGAAAGCATTAGGTAAATATGTGCCTATTTGGCTGCATTCTCAAGTGTAtccatttaattttgtttctttgactTGTTTTTCACCTTATgaaataatcatttcatttgatAGCTGATTTTGTTCCTCCTTGTAGTTCCTTTCATAAGTAAACCTGACTATAATTTTAAGGAGTATGCTTAAAGACCACATCACATTTGATTTTAGTTGGCGGACAAGAGAAATCCAATCTGGAGTAAACTTGAATTGTACCAGTTTATGACAGCAATATATGAATTCTGACtttgtttttgtgattttgtaATTGCTAGATTGATATAAGCATAAACCCTCGTCTCCCTTCTGAGTACATAAATTATCTAGAGAACCCCATGGAAATCATTAATGAAGCTGAGAAAGCAGCTGAGAAAGATATCTGGAGTTTGGTGCAATTTACAGAGAATCTTCGACGGCAACATGGAAAAGAGCCTTATTCCATGGAAATTCTTTTGAAGAAGCTTTATGTACAGCGAATGGCAGCAGATCTCGGGATAAGCAGAATATATGCTTCAGGAAAGATGGTTGGCATGGAAACCAATATTAGTAAGAGGGTTTTCAAGCTGATGACAGATTCCATGACATCTGATGCGCACCGGAACTCTTTGCTTTTTGAGGAAGACCAAATAAAggtaattatataatatttctTATGATGTTTGTGGTTGTGATTAGCAGTTCAAATGTTGACTAGTTTACCTCTCTCGAGCACACTATGCTTGTCGGGAGAGTGATAATACCTAACATCCATGGCTCAATAAAGTTCTTTAATATGCTGGgaaataaaaagttttgaaCCTAAACATGTAGCATCATCGATTGTGGACTAGCAAAACCATACTGGAACTTTTATCTGGAAATCCTCTTTTGAAGTTAAATATATCTttatactctttttctttatttttgttgtgtGTTTTGCAGGCAGAACTTCTTCTGGAGCTGCCGCGAGAGCAACTGCTCAATTGGATCTTTCAATGCTTGGCAGAACTTCATGCTTCACTTCCTGCTCTTATTAAATATTAGATATCTTTGTTGAGCATAGTATGTTTGACTTTTTGTTAGTTGCTTCCCTTGCCATTAAGGTCAAGATTGCATAGTTTCACCAAAGCAATCTATGAATTTATGAGAAAGGAAGCCCATAATCTGTTGTGCTCCAATGCGTTTTGGCCCCTTGCATAAATCATACGAGGATGCAAGACAAGAAACGAAACCAGTGGCCATTCATAGATACTTAGGTTGTAGTGTTCAACGTGGTAGAATCTGATACTGTTTCGAggtaagaaaatgaaaagtttCCCAGTCTGTCAtcctaattatattaattaactGCCTCTGATTGGCTCTCCCTTTGCAGGTTATGCGAGGTTGCAAGAGTAAGCAAGCCAATGTCCTTCTGCTTCTGCTTTAACGGATTCCTTTTTTCTGACGATGCTGCGATTTGGTCACATGGGTATCTTACCGTAAGCTTATCGTCTCAAGGATGTACACATACTGAAGTTGAAAAAGAGCATAGGGAGGTTCATGCTGCTCATAACAATTACATAGAAGCTGTCAGTGTTTAATTGTCATCAGTGGGTTAGGTTGAGGCACCGTATAGAATGGTCTCAACATATATTATTGAAAGAGGCAGGAAGAGTGTATACTTTTGTGCAGTGATTGCACGCGTTCTTTTGAAGATAAACATTTACTAATGTAATTATTCGCAGGAAATCCagagaaaggaaaacaaagaaaaagaaaaggaatgaAACAGGGACAGTGATTATAGCCGCCAATAACATTATTCTTTTTTCGCAGCTTTCTGCAGATATCTTGatgggcttttttttttctggtaCTTTCTAGGTAAATTGGGTTTAACCAagagcaagaaaaagaaaaggaaaggagtAAGGCATGGAATGTTCACAAATTGACGAGCCTAATCCTCAATGTAGGCAATTGGCAATCAGGCATGAGCGTGAAGCAGAGCCATTGACTGGTTGGTGCCACTGCCACTGAACTTGATAGGTAGTTAGCACTTGGTAGTAGAGTACTATAACCAACTACATTACATTACACCAAGTATTGGCTGAAAAGGTTGGAAGACTCGGTTAACTTTGATTAATTCGGTcaaaaaaatacaattaatcgatttaattgattttattttacgTTTCAATcgaaatgatcaaatttgtatGATCAATGGAATTAATATAAAGTAGAGGGTCTCAGGGTTGGTTGGACTACCAGCCAAAGGGTGTTTTAGCAGCGAAGCACTGAGAACGTGCCAACGCATGGTTGGCccttttctcaccataaaatACACTGTATGCTACAGAAACAGAGGACGGTCTGGAAAGCTAAAACTGGAACAGAAAACCGTATCACCCTGATTCTGTAGGGCATCGAATTTGCATCCGCATGGCATTGGGCATTAGGCATTAGGCGTTAGGCATTGGGTTACTTCGAAAACTGTCTGATTTTCAGCTCTTTATTAGTTAGGGAAAAGAGTGGATATTTTTTAGTCTCTGTTTTGTTACCTCTGGGAAGTGGAATTCCAAAGGAAAGGCCAAACATGAGCTTTCAAGACGTTTCAAGTGGTGGTCGACACtcctcatcttcatcatcCATGGAGTCTAAGAGCCCCTCACAAGCGGTGGCAGCCGGTATCTTCCAGATCAACACTGCCGTTGCTGCTTTCCGTCGCCTCGTGGATGCCATCGGCACCGCCAAGGACACTCCTGATCACCGCCAAAAACTGTCTCTTACTTTTTCTCATCTTTATATATACTGACAGTAACAGATTAAAGATgcatccttcttcttttccatCAAAATGAATTCTCACAAAGTTGCAAATGGAAAAACTGATTGGCAGGCACAATACCAGGCAAAGGATTCTGCAATTAGTGAAGGAAACTTCCGCTAAGCTCAAGGCTTTGAGTGAATCCGATCATGACCCTACTGTCAATGTATCTTTCCTTTCTCACTAAACTTGTTTCTTTTCCCAAGTAAAGTACCCTTTTACAAGTTCAATTCATTTCAGATTTTAGTTCGAGTTAATAGTAAAGactcataaaaataaaaaataaaaaaatctcaccttCAGCCAAGTAAGAAGATAGAAGATGCAAAGCTGGCTAGAGTCTTTCAGACCACACTGCAAGAATTTCAGAAAGTTCAGCAGCTGGCCTCTGAACGCGAGTCTACTTATTCTCCTGCTGCTCCTCCACCCTCCTTGCCTACAAGGTATCACTGTTTCCCATTTGGCATCGTTTTGTTccttttgtgtgtgtgtgtgtgtgtgtgtgtggccttttatatataggatgttttcttctttggaTGCAGCTCTGGCTCTGATGATTCTTGGGCACCTACTCTGCCTCAAGAGAAACAACCTTTTCTTATGGAACAGAGGAGGTGAGTTCATCCTTTCCCCTCTTTGTCACTTTTCTTCTACATCACCTGTCATGGATAGAATAGCTTCAGTTGCATCCCTGAATGCACTTGATATAACCTTAAGGTATCAATTTGGCTCTCTCTTTTCTTAATAATCCATTGTTCTTGAACATTTTTTACTCCTATATACTTACCTGTCTTTTGGGTGAAAGAGGTTTGTTAGAATTTCACCAATTTTTTCAACTACATTTTCCCATCTTTTGTTGTCCCTGTTGCGAAGCGGTgcaaaagcttttttttttaagatgaTCCTGTTGCCTCTTTGAAAACGTGCAGACAAGAGGTAATTTTGCTGGATAATGAAATTGCCTTCAATGAAGCCATGATTGAGGAAAGGGAACAAGGTATCAAAGAAGTAGAGGAGCAAATAGGACAAGTAAATGAAATATTCAAGGACCTTGCTGTTCTTGTCCATGAGCAGGGTGTGATCATTGGTAAGATGCCAAGTACCCCTGAGATAGATTAAATTCATATATGCATCTTGATTTGCATGCCAAAATATAGCTACCTGCTtactattttcttatttaattatcTGATAATTTGTTTCATCACAATAGAtgacatttcatcaaacattGGTTCTTCCTCTGCTGCAACAACCCAGGCTACAGTTCAACTAGTTAAGGCTTCCAAAAGTGTGAAATCCCAAACCTCATGGGTATGCAGTAAACTGTTGACTTCTAGAATGTATTGGACATGAAATGTGATATTCATAGTTCAAAATTTGCTGAGGAAATACAGTGTGCGAAGCTTGTTTCATCTTTCAGATCCATTCACTGTATGCTTGCTTTGATGGTAGAATATGAACTGCAAATAAACTTGAATTACTAGTAAAGGGGAAGAGGATAAATAGCACAGGTACTAATATCATATGAAAACATGCATAGCATGTCTGCGGTGCACGAATTACTTATGTTGAAGACTTCAAATTATGCATGTAAGAGTTTGGTCAATAGTTATAAGACATGCAGATAGAAGAGGAAGGCAGAAAGCATAAGTGAGAAATTGGAGGTATTTATTAGTTGGCATTTTCCTCAATGGTCTAGTATAGTTGAGAAAACAATGAACCTAATGTGATTCCATATATTTGGATGGACGTGATAGGATCCTAGGTTTGAAGTGCAGCTGGTCTATATATCCACAAATGAATGAGCTTGAATTTAAGGAAAATAGTGCTGACTAGTTCATATAGAAAAACCCTGCTGTTGTTTAACATGCAATAGTAGATAAACCcataactttcttttttgtgcCACAGATGAACCCATAGCTTTATTCCCTGGTGTGCAAAGTTCTTTCTAGAACTCTATATTTGCTTGCATCTATAGGTAGTGGACTGGCATATTCGTCCTAATGAAAGCCTTCCAAGACAAATGAGTATCAACAGTTTTATTCTGGAGGTAGCACATTGGTGAAAACTCCCATGCACAATGCCCTATAGCAAGGAATCATATGCTCCGTTATAGATAAAGCTCTCAAAGAAGCAAAAATGCAAGTTTTAAATATCATTATGGGTCGTTTTAAATCTGTttgaaatatttatgttatgaatatCGTATATTATCACCATCATGTTTTGCAAGTGTTACATGATCTAATAACCATTCCCCCccctctttttatttttatagcTTTTGTAACTCATCTTGATGTCTTCTTTCTTATTGTGGCTTGGCAGTGTTGGTGGGTGCTGGTAGTTTTTGTGTTGGTGCTGGTAATCTTTCTCCTTGTTCTTATCATTTAGTGTCCAAGTGCTTTACGAAGTAATGGCCTGCAGTACAGGACGTATTTATTCTGTTTTCCCTTGGTTGATGTAAATTTCAGGgtccattttttctttcttctgttTGGTTCAGTTTTGTGCTCAAGTTGAGCGATTGAGATTAATATTTGTGGTTTTGATTGATATCTGA is drawn from Theobroma cacao cultivar B97-61/B2 chromosome 4, Criollo_cocoa_genome_V2, whole genome shotgun sequence and contains these coding sequences:
- the LOC18601161 gene encoding ATP-dependent DNA helicase At3g02060, chloroplastic; the encoded protein is MASLLPVPDISRPLILKLGSTSPSLRTLFHVNGPFLYKHMHKHRRNNRSSFPILTTQAVYTQGGVSISSLDTHKLAPKREMVELETDAISILNERIRREHGKREATRPVMDSQEADKYIQLVKEQQQRGLQKLKGDRERKEGGVFSYKVDPYTLRSGDYVVHKKVGVGRFVGIKFDVPKGSTEPIEYAFIEYADGMAKLPVKQAARMLYRYNLPNESKKPRTLSKLSDTSVWERRKIKGKVAIQKMVVDLMELYLHRLKQRRPPYPKSPAMAEFAAQFPYKPTPDQKQAFIDVEKDLTERETPMDRLICGDVGFGKTEVALRAIFCVVSAGRQAMVLAPTIVLAKQHFDVISERFSKYPSTKVGLLSRFQTKAEKEEHLNMIKKGDLAIIVGTHSLLGSRVVYNNLGLLVVDEEQRFGVKQKEKIASFKTSVDVLTLSATPIPRTLYLALTGFRDASLISTPPPERVPIKTHLSAFGKEKVIAAIQYELDRGGQVFYVLPRIKGLEIVMDFLEQSFPDVDIAIAHGKQYSKQLEETMEKFAQGDIKILICTNIVESGLDIQNANTIIIQDVQQFGLAQLYQLRGRVGRADKEAYAYLFYPDKSLLSDQALERLAALEECRELGQGFQLAERDMGIRGFGTIFGEQQTGDVGNVGIDLFFEMLFESLSKVEEHRVVSVPYQSVQIDISINPRLPSEYINYLENPMEIINEAEKAAEKDIWSLVQFTENLRRQHGKEPYSMEILLKKLYVQRMAADLGISRIYASGKMVGMETNISKRVFKLMTDSMTSDAHRNSLLFEEDQIKAELLLELPREQLLNWIFQCLAELHASLPALIKY
- the LOC108661760 gene encoding syntaxin-22-like, yielding MSFQDVSSGGRHSSSSSSMESKSPSQAVAAGIFQINTAVAAFRRLVDAIGTAKDTPDHRQKLHNTRQRILQLVKETSAKLKALSESDHDPTVNPSKKIEDAKLARVFQTTLQEFQKVQQLASERESTYSPAAPPPSLPTSSGSDDSWAPTLPQEKQPFLMEQRRQEVILLDNEIAFNEAMIEEREQGIKEVEEQIGQVNEIFKDLAVLVHEQGVIIDDISSNIGSSSAATTQATVQLVKASKSVKSQTSWCWWVLVVFVLVLVIFLLVLII